From the genome of Hyphobacterium sp. CCMP332:
TTTCATAGTAGACTGGAATCATTCAACGCTGCTCGCTTTGAGGGTAAGGTTCAAGGCGGCCGCGACCTCCAGTATGGCCCCGATTCGGGCATTGGGCTTGCCGGATTCGATTTCGCTAATCCATTGGTGGCTGAACCCCAAAGCATCTGCCACCTGCATTTGGG
Proteins encoded in this window:
- a CDS encoding helix-turn-helix domain-containing protein — its product is MAQIIRSTEDLGAALRQARRKAGLTQMQVADALGFSHQWISEIESGKPNARIGAILEVAAALNLTLKASSVE